A stretch of Kaistella flava (ex Peng et al. 2021) DNA encodes these proteins:
- a CDS encoding TolC family protein: protein MKNLIIILITVLGCTESISAQQHLVLKVDSLFVLADRNSKVLDISRYKIDMASNATTIEKQKAYLPELGTSLSYGYLSNSQVWDNHFNYESTVKVPHISTNFSVEAGYKIFNGNAAKNRIAQSKLQEQIAQLNYQKDKEDIQFLLLAKYLDLETLKNQEKVFLENIALAEKRIFNVEKLIEQGLLTHNEKVRSDLQLTEFKQQLDEVRNNISIVNHDLTIVLGLPKETIIEPDPSLFSKEFKIDSADRYENGFTDRLPELKVAELNNQVANKELNIVKSIRLPSVSLFAGDAFARPFLYSIPPIDIYSHLFQAGVKVSYDIGSLYKSKNLIQQAKMAETLSQKNAGLKAEKAEMDIYAAYVKLQDAQQKLTSQQESYRLAQDNYRVVEQKYLNKFVVITDMLDASTSLLAAQINVNNARIGIIYQYYNLLKTSGLWEEVSH, encoded by the coding sequence ATGAAAAATCTAATCATCATATTAATTACTGTTTTAGGTTGTACAGAAAGTATTTCTGCTCAGCAACATTTGGTTTTAAAAGTAGACAGTCTTTTCGTTCTTGCCGATCGAAATAGTAAAGTGTTGGACATTAGTCGGTATAAAATTGATATGGCGTCTAATGCAACAACCATTGAAAAACAGAAGGCTTATCTTCCTGAACTTGGCACCTCTTTATCTTACGGTTATCTCAGTAATTCGCAAGTTTGGGATAATCATTTCAATTACGAAAGCACGGTTAAGGTTCCTCATATTTCAACTAATTTTTCTGTTGAGGCAGGTTATAAGATCTTTAATGGAAACGCTGCGAAAAATCGGATTGCCCAATCGAAATTGCAGGAACAGATTGCACAGCTTAATTATCAGAAAGACAAAGAGGATATCCAGTTTCTTTTGTTGGCAAAATATCTTGATCTGGAAACATTGAAAAATCAGGAAAAGGTATTTTTAGAAAATATTGCTTTGGCGGAAAAGCGAATCTTTAATGTTGAAAAATTGATTGAGCAAGGTTTGCTTACTCATAATGAAAAAGTACGCAGCGATTTACAATTGACCGAATTCAAACAGCAACTCGATGAAGTCCGGAATAATATTTCTATCGTGAATCACGATCTTACTATTGTGCTCGGACTTCCAAAAGAAACCATTATTGAACCTGATCCATCACTTTTTTCAAAAGAATTTAAAATAGATTCAGCTGATCGGTATGAAAACGGTTTTACAGATCGATTACCTGAATTAAAAGTAGCAGAACTCAATAATCAAGTCGCAAATAAAGAATTGAATATTGTAAAATCAATTCGTTTGCCTTCCGTTTCGCTTTTTGCTGGTGATGCTTTTGCTCGACCTTTTCTATATTCAATTCCACCAATAGATATTTACTCCCATCTTTTTCAGGCAGGCGTAAAAGTAAGTTATGATATCGGTTCACTTTACAAAAGTAAAAATCTCATTCAGCAGGCAAAAATGGCGGAAACACTTTCGCAAAAGAATGCCGGTTTAAAAGCTGAAAAAGCAGAAATGGATATTTATGCCGCTTATGTGAAACTTCAGGATGCACAACAAAAATTGACTTCCCAACAGGAAAGCTACCGTTTGGCGCAAGATAATTACCGAGTGGTCGAGCAAAAATATCTCAATAAATTTGTAGTAATTACCGATATGTTGGATGCCAGCACTTCTTTGCTCGCTGCCCAGATTAATGTTAATAATGCTCGTATCGGCATCATTTATCAATATTATAATCTTTTGAAAACCTCCGGACTTTGGGAGGAGGTGAGTCATTAA
- a CDS encoding HNH endonuclease, giving the protein MKNQSYKSESWKLFRECIIESDGYKCAHCNRNNLEVILQVHHKKYITGRKPWEYSPSYCITLCRGCHARQHGIIMPNFGWEYLCDEDLGGLNGECDKCGNQMRFAFHIHHENWGFMQVGRQCCDNLTDSNLASNKIDSVKRFEIRKRNFLKSSRWKSFLSENRIFKNLFEIKIEEIDNVYFLTIHGKKSREKYISLDSAKCKAFEVIENSSFINYCLNKKIPLPK; this is encoded by the coding sequence ATGAAAAATCAAAGTTACAAAAGTGAATCTTGGAAACTGTTTCGTGAATGCATTATTGAATCTGATGGTTACAAATGTGCGCACTGCAATAGAAATAACTTAGAAGTCATTTTGCAGGTTCATCATAAAAAATATATTACGGGAAGGAAGCCTTGGGAATATTCACCATCTTACTGCATAACTTTATGCAGAGGATGCCACGCAAGACAACATGGAATTATAATGCCGAATTTTGGTTGGGAGTATTTATGCGATGAAGATTTGGGTGGCTTAAATGGTGAATGTGATAAATGTGGAAATCAAATGAGATTTGCTTTTCATATACATCACGAAAATTGGGGGTTTATGCAAGTTGGAAGACAATGTTGTGACAACCTAACGGATTCAAATCTCGCTTCTAATAAAATTGATTCAGTTAAAAGATTTGAAATAAGGAAACGTAACTTTTTAAAATCTTCTAGGTGGAAATCTTTTTTGAGTGAGAACAGAATTTTTAAGAATTTATTTGAGATAAAAATTGAAGAGATTGATAATGTTTATTTTTTGACTATCCACGGAAAAAAAAGTAGAGAGAAATATATTTCATTGGATTCAGCAAAGTGTAAAGCATTTGAAGTTATCGAAAACAGCAGCTTTATTAATTATTGTTTAAATAAAAAGATTCCTTTACCGAAATGA
- a CDS encoding carboxypeptidase-like regulatory domain-containing protein — protein sequence MNRIYIIFIICFSSRLFSQQVSGIVTDEDQNLIPEVLVFNMKTEQKIYTNLAGEFTISASSNDELRFVRRGYERNLKVVTSQDFNIPFTIIIIRNSHEIEEVNCSAANGKFRKRCEKLWRHKIGC from the coding sequence ATGAATCGAATTTACATCATTTTCATAATCTGCTTTTCCTCGCGATTATTTTCACAACAGGTTTCAGGAATCGTAACCGATGAAGATCAAAATCTAATTCCTGAAGTTCTGGTTTTTAATATGAAAACCGAACAGAAAATCTACACTAATCTCGCTGGCGAATTTACAATCTCTGCTTCATCAAACGATGAATTGCGTTTCGTCAGAAGAGGATATGAGAGAAACTTAAAAGTGGTGACTTCACAAGATTTTAATATTCCTTTTACAATCATAATTATTAGAAATTCCCACGAAATAGAAGAAGTGAATTGTTCAGCAGCCAACGGGAAATTTAGGAAAAGATGTGAAAAATTATGGCGACACAAAATCGGTTGCTAA
- a CDS encoding GYDIA family GHMP kinase, with amino-acid sequence MIFSHGKLLLTSEYVVLDGALALALPTKWGQEFFVSDHADGKSLVNWTALHKGKSWLNATIDYRTGKVVSTNIPESAAFILKVLMKVKEVSAIQLKQDSSYSITTDLQFPANFGLGSSSTLMNNLAQWAAIDAFELNETCLGGSGYDIAVAQEQSAILYQNQPERIVHKIDFNPSYTKDLIFIHLNQKQNSREGINLYRSKEKSPELIEEFSGITRRVLEVQNLECFSELMTLHENKLSDFLGIETVKEKHFENCPSFVKSLGAWGGDFVMSSKFSGYEDYFSGKGFSTVFTYQDLIY; translated from the coding sequence ATGATTTTTTCCCACGGAAAATTATTGCTCACGTCTGAATATGTCGTCTTAGATGGCGCCTTGGCTCTTGCTCTTCCTACAAAATGGGGGCAAGAGTTTTTTGTTTCAGACCATGCCGACGGCAAGTCTTTAGTCAATTGGACTGCGCTTCATAAAGGAAAATCTTGGTTAAATGCAACGATTGATTATCGAACTGGAAAAGTAGTTTCAACCAACATTCCTGAATCTGCAGCATTTATTTTAAAAGTTTTAATGAAAGTGAAAGAAGTTTCTGCGATTCAATTGAAGCAGGATTCTTCTTATTCAATAACGACTGATTTACAGTTTCCAGCGAATTTCGGTTTGGGAAGCAGTTCTACTTTAATGAATAATTTGGCGCAGTGGGCAGCAATCGACGCTTTCGAGTTGAATGAAACTTGTTTGGGCGGAAGCGGTTATGATATCGCCGTTGCACAAGAACAATCAGCAATTCTTTATCAAAATCAACCTGAAAGAATTGTTCACAAAATAGATTTTAATCCTAGTTATACTAAGGACTTAATTTTCATTCATCTTAATCAAAAACAAAACAGCCGGGAAGGAATTAACCTTTATCGCTCGAAAGAAAAATCACCTGAACTCATCGAAGAGTTTTCGGGGATTACGAGACGTGTTTTAGAAGTTCAAAATTTAGAATGTTTTTCTGAATTAATGACGCTCCACGAAAATAAATTAAGTGATTTCCTCGGCATTGAAACCGTAAAAGAAAAACATTTCGAAAACTGTCCTTCTTTTGTTAAAAGCTTAGGTGCTTGGGGAGGTGATTTTGTAATGAGTTCTAAGTTTTCGGGGTATGAGGACTATTTTTCGGGAAAGGGTTTTTCCACTGTTTTTACCTATCAAGATTTAATTTACTGA
- a CDS encoding 2-dehydro-3-deoxyphosphooctonate aldolase: protein MKNFLLSTFTCVLLASCSSSANLSDSSTNQSTDSTYGFTEKKPIKVGGGEGGPLSERKYLNSLIGPNGESVTFNRIGSCCFFKSSSSPMGGGLLDKFAVTYEGKKDTVVLYLNMYEKGKLLAPVGFKMK, encoded by the coding sequence ATGAAAAACTTTTTACTTTCAACATTTACTTGTGTGCTCCTCGCATCTTGCAGCTCTTCTGCAAACCTTTCTGATTCTTCAACCAATCAATCCACAGATTCAACTTATGGCTTTACCGAAAAAAAGCCCATTAAAGTTGGAGGTGGAGAAGGCGGACCCCTTAGTGAAAGAAAATATTTGAACTCCCTTATCGGACCAAATGGTGAATCGGTGACCTTTAATAGAATTGGTAGTTGTTGTTTTTTTAAGTCGAGCAGTAGCCCAATGGGAGGTGGATTGCTAGATAAATTTGCGGTTACTTACGAAGGAAAAAAAGATACCGTTGTTTTGTATTTGAATATGTATGAAAAGGGCAAATTGCTTGCACCGGTCGGATTCAAAATGAAATGA
- a CDS encoding carboxypeptidase-like regulatory domain-containing protein has translation MIRIFLLLVLSFSTSLFSQKVSGTVTDEDQNPIPAVLVFNMRTEQKAYTNLNGEFTIDASQNNELRFIRQGFERSSKIVNSQDFYTPFSITIIRSVQDIEEVKVAAVRLTGDLNQDARNLTKFDKVANLQREVGVPGPPEKPRETPPPTVEQVGVLKFVRSNLNFFTLYKNVSGDARRMRQLYKYEDLQDNVEWIRGKVGDEYFTKMEISQDKIPEFLQFSIGVKPEINKYIKARNLSKILFILEETLPQYLKR, from the coding sequence ATGATTCGAATATTTTTATTACTCGTTCTCTCTTTCTCTACCTCGTTATTTTCTCAGAAAGTTTCGGGAACAGTAACCGATGAAGATCAAAATCCAATTCCCGCAGTTTTAGTTTTTAATATGAGAACGGAACAGAAAGCCTACACCAATCTTAATGGTGAATTTACCATTGATGCTTCTCAAAACAATGAATTGCGATTCATCCGCCAAGGTTTTGAAAGAAGTTCTAAAATTGTTAATTCACAAGATTTTTATACTCCTTTTTCAATCACTATTATTCGGAGCGTTCAAGACATTGAAGAAGTAAAAGTTGCCGCAGTTCGATTAACTGGTGATCTGAATCAAGACGCTAGAAATTTAACAAAGTTCGATAAAGTGGCGAACCTTCAAAGAGAAGTTGGCGTTCCCGGACCACCAGAAAAACCAAGAGAAACGCCACCGCCAACCGTAGAGCAAGTTGGAGTGCTTAAGTTTGTACGGAGTAATTTGAATTTTTTCACTTTGTACAAAAATGTTTCGGGTGATGCACGAAGAATGCGCCAGTTATATAAATATGAAGATCTTCAAGATAATGTAGAATGGATTAGGGGAAAAGTCGGTGATGAATATTTTACCAAAATGGAAATTTCACAAGATAAAATTCCAGAGTTTCTCCAGTTTTCAATCGGCGTAAAACCCGAAATCAATAAATACATCAAAGCCCGAAATCTCTCAAAAATACTTTTTATTTTAGAAGAAACGCTTCCTCAATATCTTAAACGTTAA
- a CDS encoding carboxypeptidase regulatory-like domain-containing protein — MKTKLLFLLFFIASITAFSQQYITGKVSSEFDAALQNVVIFNTRTDEKVLSDKEGNFTIAAKPTDELRFIKSGYDRISSKISAQNFSEPLNILLTKSPYDIAEIELKFQATGNLEKDIKTLDPSKRVVALNSTMKAYMMTPPTDVAPKLSVPSAFAAPNYNAGQVNILGIASAVFGLIKKAKNPPITTPNYAETQAFYRRIKNTMDMSFYTSRGFDEEQIDHFLIYADQNYSLAKLYRKNFDISAIDIAMKLAYKEYIKTHKVGS; from the coding sequence ATGAAAACAAAACTACTATTTCTCTTATTTTTCATTGCGTCAATTACTGCCTTTTCGCAGCAATACATTACGGGAAAAGTAAGCTCCGAATTTGATGCTGCTTTGCAAAATGTCGTCATCTTCAATACCAGAACCGATGAAAAAGTATTGTCCGATAAAGAGGGAAACTTTACTATTGCAGCCAAACCAACCGATGAACTTCGATTTATAAAAAGTGGGTACGACAGAATCTCTTCTAAAATTTCAGCTCAGAATTTTTCAGAACCTTTAAATATCTTGCTGACAAAGTCACCTTACGATATTGCAGAGATTGAATTGAAATTTCAAGCGACCGGAAATTTAGAAAAAGATATCAAAACTTTAGATCCATCAAAAAGAGTTGTTGCTTTAAACTCAACCATGAAAGCTTATATGATGACACCGCCGACAGATGTTGCACCAAAACTTTCTGTACCTTCCGCCTTTGCCGCTCCCAATTATAATGCAGGACAAGTCAATATTTTAGGAATCGCTTCAGCAGTATTTGGATTAATCAAGAAAGCCAAGAATCCACCCATAACTACGCCAAATTACGCTGAAACCCAAGCGTTTTATCGCCGCATAAAAAACACTATGGATATGAGCTTCTATACTTCCCGTGGTTTTGATGAAGAACAAATCGACCATTTTCTTATTTACGCTGATCAAAATTATTCTTTAGCAAAATTATACCGCAAAAACTTTGATATTTCGGCCATCGATATTGCAATGAAATTAGCCTACAAAGAATATATCAAAACACACAAAGTCGGTTCTTAA
- a CDS encoding tetratricopeptide repeat protein: MIKKTIPTDRSIAWISLVPQLLLMAFLFGIFYILKVKEPFVFVGFTYLLLSFGLKKIFLKNHNKGIVLTKEGKDMEAIASFKKSASFFSKYSWIDRYRYITLLGSSKYSYREMALINIAFCYVQLGEIEKAKEYYQNILREYPGNNLAKQYLLKLNSPQA; this comes from the coding sequence ATGATCAAAAAAACAATACCAACAGATCGATCAATTGCCTGGATTTCTTTAGTTCCTCAACTTCTATTGATGGCATTCCTTTTTGGTATCTTTTATATATTGAAAGTAAAAGAACCTTTTGTTTTTGTAGGTTTTACCTATTTACTATTATCTTTTGGTCTCAAGAAGATTTTCCTGAAAAATCATAATAAAGGAATTGTTCTGACAAAAGAAGGAAAAGATATGGAAGCAATCGCTTCCTTTAAAAAAAGTGCCAGTTTCTTTTCGAAGTATTCTTGGATAGATCGTTATCGGTACATCACTTTATTGGGTTCAAGTAAATATTCTTACAGGGAAATGGCATTGATCAATATTGCTTTCTGTTACGTGCAATTAGGTGAAATAGAAAAGGCGAAAGAATACTATCAAAATATTTTACGAGAATATCCAGGCAACAACTTGGCAAAGCAATATTTACTTAAGCTTAATTCTCCTCAAGCGTAA
- a CDS encoding HlyD family secretion protein codes for MKSPNKTKTEKKSLSPKFKTFWNILAIIIVAGLVFWGLAVFFHIGDNEFTEDAQVDEYVSPVSTKVSGYLKEIRFDEHQPVHKGDTLAVIDDSEYKIQLMGAIANLKQAQAGKTIVSSDIGVSQNTTSISEANIDEVKARLENQRQNLQRYANLLKADVVPQFEYDQVKTEYEAMKARYESLLRQKQSTKLNTQAVADKIEVSEADIMKAQAAVDLAKLNLSYCYITAPYNGIMGRRKIDDSQLVQAGQTLTTIVESGEKWVTANYTEAQIASIHLGDKMSIKVDAFKGKTFTGEVTAISGATGSRYSATPLDNSTGNFVKVQQRIPVRIKFLDKEKDLEGVRAGMNVQVTKQ; via the coding sequence ATGAAGTCACCAAATAAAACAAAAACCGAAAAGAAATCTCTTTCACCAAAATTTAAAACCTTTTGGAATATCCTGGCAATCATCATTGTGGCTGGACTTGTGTTTTGGGGACTCGCTGTGTTTTTCCATATCGGTGATAATGAATTTACCGAAGATGCGCAGGTTGATGAATATGTAAGTCCGGTTAGTACGAAGGTTTCAGGTTATCTTAAAGAGATTCGTTTTGATGAACATCAACCCGTTCATAAAGGAGATACACTTGCAGTGATCGATGATAGCGAATATAAAATTCAATTAATGGGCGCAATCGCAAATTTAAAACAGGCACAAGCAGGAAAAACAATCGTGAGTTCTGATATTGGTGTGTCTCAAAATACAACCTCGATTTCAGAAGCCAATATTGATGAGGTAAAAGCACGTCTGGAAAACCAAAGACAAAATCTTCAGCGATATGCCAATCTTCTAAAAGCAGATGTCGTTCCACAGTTTGAGTATGATCAGGTAAAAACAGAATATGAAGCGATGAAAGCCCGCTATGAATCTCTTCTTCGTCAGAAACAATCTACAAAATTAAATACACAAGCAGTTGCAGACAAAATTGAAGTTTCTGAAGCGGATATTATGAAAGCACAAGCAGCGGTTGATCTTGCCAAACTCAATCTTTCCTATTGTTATATTACAGCGCCTTATAACGGAATCATGGGCCGCAGAAAGATTGATGACAGCCAATTGGTTCAGGCGGGACAAACTTTAACAACCATTGTAGAGTCAGGAGAAAAATGGGTGACGGCGAATTATACGGAAGCACAAATCGCAAGTATTCATCTTGGAGACAAAATGAGCATTAAAGTAGATGCGTTTAAAGGGAAAACTTTTACAGGCGAAGTAACTGCGATTTCCGGTGCGACGGGAAGCCGATATTCGGCAACGCCTTTGGATAACTCAACGGGAAACTTCGTTAAAGTACAACAGCGAATTCCGGTACGCATTAAATTTTTAGATAAAGAAAAAGATCTGGAAGGAGTTCGTGCAGGAATGAATGTTCAGGTCACCAAACAATAA
- a CDS encoding MFS transporter: MENSIFHEPVPDWVEKVCIILLVCSQIMISGIPANAIAMVTSFLGDEKDAIQFIYYGGVVGSASAYPLIGRFLRYFRKRQLLLLCISLELILLVISVFTKNNLQLFVVNFLLSSVKMVCLMTCLGLFLKKFNPTNSRGLMYGMYYALSFSLSQLYSYWVAVLLQSYSWKYTFLISLPGIFVSFLIVVVLMHTRRIEKKYPLYQIDWLGYFLFIASSLGLSYVCIFGERLYWLQDNTIRLILAASIVGYVLWTIRMLIVRRPYVDVRVLAKYSHVRVGVALMIALFFIYNTFSISTEFMKVNLGYTDSYVAATNLYLIISFVIFIPLTGIWLHKVHRVRESLFVGFALFAIYYLYTARFFYPEENSTFFLIPMMLRGAAYGISITSLSYYASVNLVQADNTHRAFFSIISRSVIAAPITSALWLDSFNYFKQKEYDIVSAQFGMDDYRVSGLWKSLVSSNLKSGSSLDQAEQLAQGTLHNMIYKEALIMSAQNVYYLLAAISIALAILVLFLKVLNVHYVSEKNKYQMTYMDV; this comes from the coding sequence ATGGAAAATTCGATATTTCACGAACCTGTTCCGGATTGGGTTGAAAAGGTTTGTATCATTCTTTTGGTCTGCTCACAAATCATGATCAGTGGAATTCCTGCGAATGCAATCGCTATGGTTACTTCATTTTTGGGCGATGAAAAAGATGCCATTCAATTCATTTATTATGGCGGTGTTGTCGGAAGTGCAAGTGCTTATCCATTAATTGGTCGTTTTTTGCGCTATTTCCGTAAAAGACAGCTTTTGCTTCTCTGCATTTCTCTGGAACTGATTCTACTCGTGATTTCGGTTTTTACTAAAAATAATCTGCAGCTGTTCGTCGTTAATTTTCTGCTTTCAAGTGTCAAAATGGTTTGCCTGATGACCTGTCTGGGTCTTTTTCTGAAAAAATTTAATCCAACAAACAGCCGGGGATTGATGTACGGAATGTATTACGCATTATCGTTCAGTTTAAGTCAGCTTTATTCCTATTGGGTTGCGGTTCTTTTGCAAAGTTACTCCTGGAAATATACTTTTCTAATCAGCCTTCCCGGAATTTTTGTAAGCTTTCTCATCGTTGTTGTTTTAATGCACACAAGAAGAATAGAAAAAAAATATCCCTTATACCAGATCGATTGGCTCGGATACTTTCTATTTATTGCTTCAAGTTTGGGTCTTTCCTATGTCTGCATTTTTGGTGAACGGTTGTACTGGCTTCAAGATAATACGATTCGACTTATACTCGCTGCCTCAATTGTTGGATATGTGCTTTGGACGATCAGGATGCTAATTGTCCGAAGACCTTATGTCGATGTTAGAGTTTTGGCAAAATACAGTCATGTGAGAGTTGGCGTCGCATTAATGATTGCCTTGTTCTTCATTTATAATACGTTCAGTATTTCCACCGAATTTATGAAAGTAAATCTAGGATATACTGATTCCTATGTTGCGGCCACGAATCTTTATCTTATTATTTCTTTTGTCATATTTATTCCTCTTACAGGGATTTGGCTTCATAAAGTACACCGTGTCCGCGAAAGTCTTTTTGTTGGCTTTGCTTTATTTGCAATCTATTATTTGTACACCGCTCGGTTCTTTTATCCCGAAGAAAACAGTACTTTTTTCCTGATTCCGATGATGCTTCGGGGAGCAGCTTATGGTATCAGTATTACGTCGCTGTCTTATTATGCTTCGGTTAATCTTGTTCAAGCCGACAATACCCACCGGGCTTTCTTCTCCATTATTTCCCGATCCGTTATTGCAGCACCGATTACCAGCGCTTTGTGGCTCGACAGTTTCAATTATTTTAAGCAAAAAGAATACGATATCGTTTCCGCCCAATTTGGAATGGATGATTACCGAGTTTCGGGATTATGGAAAAGTCTAGTGTCATCCAATTTAAAATCTGGCAGCAGTTTGGATCAGGCTGAGCAGCTTGCTCAAGGTACGCTACACAATATGATCTACAAAGAGGCATTGATTATGAGTGCGCAAAATGTTTATTACCTCCTGGCCGCGATAAGTATTGCGCTCGCTATTTTGGTTTTGTTCTTAAAGGTTTTGAATGTTCATTATGTTTCAGAAAAAAACAAATATCAGATGACTTATATGGATGTGTAG
- the pckA gene encoding phosphoenolpyruvate carboxykinase (ATP), with product MKNIKIIQQLHDLGITGYEEVSYNPTYEELFVAEMSSKNAGFEKGAVTESGAVAVKTGVFTGRSPKDRFIVKDDVSKDTIHWDGKVNLPTTPEIFESCKQLVLKQLSSSKKIYVVDAFCGTNPDTRLKVRFIMEVAWQAHFVTNMFIRPSNFELESFGEPDFIVMNGSKTTNPNWKEQGLNSENFVMFNLTEKMQIIGGTWYGGEMKKGMFAMMNYYLPLKGMASMHCSANVGEDGDVALFFGLSGTGKTTLSADPKRYLIGDDEHGWDNNGVFNFEGGCYAKVIDLSEEKEPDIFKAIRRDSLLENVVVNEYGEADYTDNSITENTRVSYPIYHISKIVLPSKAGHASKIVYLSADAFGVLPPVSILDEDQAQYHFLCGYTSKLAGTERGITEPEPSFSPAFGEAFLTLHPTMYSKTLIGKMKEHGAKAYLVNTGWNGTGKRISLKDTRAIIDAIIDGSIDTAEKTTIPVMNLEIPTALPNVSEGILDPRSTYASASDWEVKAKDLAARYIKNFEQYCDNDEAKRLVAAGPQL from the coding sequence ATGAAGAACATTAAAATCATTCAGCAACTGCACGACCTAGGAATTACTGGTTATGAAGAAGTATCTTACAATCCGACCTATGAAGAATTGTTTGTTGCGGAAATGTCCAGCAAAAACGCAGGTTTTGAAAAAGGAGCGGTAACTGAATCTGGTGCTGTAGCTGTAAAAACTGGTGTATTCACAGGACGTTCTCCAAAGGATCGTTTCATCGTAAAAGATGACGTGAGCAAAGACACTATTCACTGGGATGGTAAAGTAAATTTACCAACTACACCTGAGATTTTTGAAAGCTGCAAGCAGTTGGTTTTAAAACAATTATCTTCTTCAAAAAAAATATATGTTGTTGACGCATTCTGCGGAACCAATCCTGATACAAGACTTAAAGTTCGTTTCATTATGGAGGTTGCGTGGCAAGCGCATTTCGTTACGAATATGTTCATCCGTCCTTCTAATTTTGAATTGGAAAGTTTCGGTGAGCCAGATTTCATCGTAATGAACGGCTCCAAAACCACTAATCCAAACTGGAAAGAGCAAGGATTAAATTCTGAAAATTTTGTAATGTTTAACCTTACAGAAAAAATGCAGATCATCGGTGGAACTTGGTACGGTGGCGAAATGAAGAAAGGAATGTTCGCGATGATGAACTATTACCTTCCATTAAAAGGAATGGCTTCCATGCACTGTTCTGCAAACGTAGGTGAGGATGGAGATGTTGCTTTATTCTTCGGTCTTTCCGGAACTGGTAAAACGACTCTTTCTGCAGATCCCAAAAGATATTTAATCGGTGACGATGAGCACGGTTGGGATAACAACGGAGTTTTCAATTTTGAAGGTGGTTGTTATGCAAAAGTAATCGACCTTTCAGAAGAAAAAGAACCGGATATTTTCAAAGCAATCAGAAGAGATTCATTGTTAGAAAATGTGGTTGTTAATGAATATGGTGAAGCAGATTATACTGATAATTCAATTACTGAAAACACCAGAGTTTCTTACCCAATCTATCATATCAGCAAAATTGTATTGCCTTCAAAAGCAGGACACGCCAGCAAAATCGTTTATTTATCAGCAGATGCATTTGGAGTATTGCCTCCGGTTTCTATTCTTGATGAAGACCAGGCACAATATCATTTCCTTTGTGGGTATACTTCTAAATTAGCAGGTACAGAAAGAGGAATTACAGAACCAGAACCATCATTCTCTCCAGCGTTTGGTGAAGCGTTTTTAACGTTACACCCAACCATGTATTCTAAAACCCTAATCGGGAAAATGAAAGAGCACGGTGCAAAAGCTTATTTGGTAAACACTGGTTGGAACGGAACAGGAAAAAGAATTTCTTTGAAAGACACACGTGCAATCATCGATGCGATTATTGATGGATCAATTGACACTGCAGAGAAAACAACAATCCCTGTAATGAACTTAGAAATCCCGACAGCATTACCAAATGTTTCAGAAGGAATCCTGGATCCAAGATCAACTTATGCAAGCGCTTCTGACTGGGAAGTTAAAGCAAAAGATTTAGCAGCACGTTATATCAAAAACTTCGAACAGTATTGCGATAACGATGAAGCGAAAAGATTAGTAGCAGCAGGACCGCAATTATAA